The region ctggtctacacagagaattccaaGCTATCCAAGACTAGAGTAGACCCTGTCTCGACGTAAATAAACAAAGTGGTATAACAGCACCGGTTCTGTCAGTGTGAGAGCTACAGAACCGTCAGTTCAGAGGTCCCATCTCTCACTGTATAAAGTGCAGTGTGTGACCGTGCTTCCGTCTGCAGCGCGCTCCGGCCTCTCCGCCCTACAACACCAGCTGCAAGACGAATGTGCAGGGAATCATGGTAAGATCTTCAACAGAAATGACTCTGAGCACTTAAGTGACAGGAGGCTCTCATCAGAGGCTGAACTGTCTAACCGAAATTAACCCAGTCTGTGATTCTTGGTCAGTCTATGCAATTCATTTGAAAGCAAATGAACGGTGATAATGTTGAAGCGGCATGCCAGCATGCATGGAACTACCACTGCTGCACATCCTGCAAGCTTCAGACTGGTGAAACATGGGAGTCAGAACCTCTGACTGGATCTTAGGGGGACGGTGAATACCAAGTATCTGGCACCCAAGGGGGATGCAGTCAACTTCCTGCCCAGATTTCTCAGACTGCATTCCCTCAGCTACACAGAACACAGTAGCCCATCTCAGCAGAATGAAGTTCTCCACTTCCATTTCCGTAAGGATACAGCATTTATTATATGGGACATGTAGCATTCTTACAGCTCTATGCCATAGAGTTCTCCACACAGCGCGTTTCATATATTAAACTCCAAATGGCACCAAGTAATCATCACAACCACACAATTCTTTGAAATTCAAGTTTCCAGTGATCCTAAGAGAAATTAGTATATTTGTTTGGCTGGGACATCCAGTTATGGTCATGTAGAAAATTCTAACTACGCAAGGCGTAGTGGAGCGCagctttaatccaagcacttgggaggcagaggcaggaggatctctgagttcagggccagcttagTCCTCACAGAGACTTTTATTTACAACAAACCCTAACATCGAAAAAGTGAAAATCTGTAATGGTGATCTCATCAATCTTTCCACGAATGGAGAGCTaataaaaggggaagaaaaagctGGCCTGAATTGAGTTAAGCTGAAGAGTTTAACAACCCTGGATGACTGCAGAAGCCATCTGGGGTTTTACGTAATTTGACGGCTTACTACCTTTTTATTCAGACAAGGAATAACCTTTAGAACCAAAGGACATAAAAACATGGCATCTTGGACAAAACCACAGCTAGAAGCTAGTGGAAAATGGGTGTGAGCAACACATTCTAACAGAACTAAGACAATCAGAGCAGAGCTCAGTTTAGAAATCTCAGGGGCTCCCATCTACCCACCTTCCCCTTTACTGAACAACTGAGACAAGTATTACAATCTGGAATTCTCTTCAATGttgttttaaaggcagggtctctctacagagccctggctgtcctagaattcaccttgttgaccaggctggccttgaactcagagacccacctgcccctgcctcagcgCTCTGATGAAAAGTGTGCActcttgttttcccttccttGTGCCTGATGTGTGTCCATCTCCTCTCAGTTACTAAGTTACAAAAGCCTACTGGGGCAGTGGGTGTAGCAGtaggtagggtgcttgcctagtatgcggGAAGTTAGGGTTATTCTCCAATGCAGCATAAATGGCGctgtggcacatacctgtaatcccaggcctTGGGAAAGGGAGtcaggaggattagaaattcaaggtcatccttggctacaaagccAGCTCAAAACCAGTCTGGGCTGAAACCTATCTCAAGACagtataacaacagaaaccgaaTCTCAGGCATTCTTAAGTGacattacattctttttttttaactcctaaCCTACACACACCCAGAACTCTTATTACTCAAACAGGGAGTTCTGCATTTTCCAGAAGTCTCAGTGGCTCCAAACCCAGGTGTCTGCAGGGCTTGGAGTCACTCACCCACCTACTGCTAGGATCCTCTGTGTGGCTCTTCAGCCAGACTCACTTCCTGAACATGGCAATCTACTCACTTCTGGGATGTGTTAACAATTCAATGCAGCCCTTGTGATTCCCCAGAAAGATGCGTCTGAGGAGGCAGTAGGCATGGAACACGCCAGTTTCCCGACTTTTGGATGCCTGGTTTATGAAAGCCTCCTTCCACACACTACAAACACTGAAGAGTCTGGGGCCCACTTACTCAGATTTACCCCAAGCCAACTCATTTCTTCCCAAGTTGGCTTGCTTCATGAGTACGTGACACAGTGGCGCTACACAGCAATGACCGTTCAGAAGCCATTTTGTTGAACTGGAATGCTTCACAACTTAAACCCTGTGGACTTGCATATTTTTCTAGGCAGCACAGAAGTGCAATGTTCCAGGATGTGCTACTGTGACAAGTGTGTTTCAGGTTAAAGAGTGACCTGAAATGCTGCTGTGACCATACACTCcttaaagagttttaaaaaaaaaacacagtatgTGCTCTAATAATCCCTCTATGCGGGAGGGAGCACTTAACacattatctttcttcttttgactGCATTTTTAAGAGGGCACTTTTATATGCTGTTTGTGTCTGAGGAATGTGTTGACATTGTGTAATGTGAATACAAACAATGCATCtgtagtacatgtgtgtgtacagacagacatacatacatacatacatacagacagacagacagacagatgcacacacagcagCGAACCAGAGCCTCAGACCACAGACGTGGTGCTCTCAGGATTCACCCGCAGGAGTCTCGACGCATTCCGAAGGTCCTGCAGCTGCTTGGCAGGCTTCCCCACACCTTCCTCAAACCTCCTCTCCACCACTGGGAGGACAGTGTCGTAAAGGAAGGATGCGTTCTGCCGGATGAAAGCCTTCTTCTCTGGGTCCTGCTCACAGCGCAGGCTGTAGTCCACATGCTGCACAGCAACCAGTATGACTTCCACCAGACTCTCCAGGAGCACCATGTGTAGCTCTGGGAAGTACAGTTTCAgtgcctcctccaggaagcccatGGTCTGCTTGGTGAAGGCTACCACAGTGTAGCTCAGGTTCACCCAGCAGTCATCCCCCGTATACTGCTCAAAGTTACTGACCCCGCAACTTCTCATCTCCTCCTTGAGCTTGCCCAGGGCCTCAGGAGTCATCAGGTTCATCCGACGCCACATCTCCTCCGAGTTTCGGTGCTTGGTGGCTTCAATGATAATCTCCTTGTAACTGAGCAAGGCCCCCTGGATGTCCTTCACCAGGAGGGCATGGATGATGAAGGTGAGATCCAGCCCAATCTCTCCCAGCTGCTGGCAGTGCTCCTTGGCTACCTTCACACACTCAGCAGCAGTGGACAGGCTCTCCTTGCTGTCAAAAACCTGCTTGCTGAAAGCATCCACGAACATGCCCATGGCAGACCTTGCCCAGACCACAAAGGCAGAGTAGCAGCCACTGTCCGTGCCTGCAAAGTCTGTCTCAAACTCCCGTGCAGTCTCTAGGAGGCTGGTAAAGAAGACATGGCACAGCTTGTGAATATAGAGCAGAGTGGCGCCCTCAATTCGAAGCTGGCGGATGGCAGTGTGCACAGCTGCCGCCCTGTTCCTCAGAAACAGCTCACAAGCCTTCGTGCACTGGCCGAGACGGATCAGCTGAGACACTGCCCTTCGAGTAGCCTTAGGGCCACCTCTCAGAGAGCGATCTGGCGAGAGCTCAAACACAAGCACCTCGGTGAGCTGTCGCACTCGTTCATCCACTTTGGCCCTCAGCTCTTTCACAGGAGGTGGGCTGGGCTTATCTTCAAGATAGTGATTTAATTTGTCCAGCAAGTCCACGGCACCCTCAAAGTCCCTCTGCGCAATACAAACATCCAGGTCTTCCGGCAACTCCTGGATCCACTCCATGGAAAGGtcaaccttttcctcctctgcctccggGGTGGCCAGTTCCTCCTCGGCCTCATCCTCAAACGGGTTGCTGCCCTTGGAAGTGACCGGTGGTGGCGCACGCAAGGCGgctgcctcctcctgctcccgTCTCCTCTTGTCGCTGAGCGCCCTCTTGGTTTCCTCCAGCACTTCCAGCCACTCGCGTTTAATTTTGGCATTTTCCGCTTGAAAGATTCGGCTCTCAGGAAACATGAGCAGCTTGAACATGTCTTTCATAGGTGGATTGTCTTTGACGTTGACCACAGCCAGGCGGTCCAGTGGGTAGAGTGCGTTGTAGCGGTACATGCCTCGCCGTTGTGGTAGCCAAGTGGCCACCAGCAGACAGTCGTTCATGAGGAAGCCATGCACTCGCTGCAGCTGGGCCATATGGTCTGCCTCGTATTCCACCAGGTCCCCGTTGTACACAAGGTACTGACCTGGTGTCTCCAGCAGGTCCCTGCAGCCCTCCACCTTCTCCAGCAGCGTGGTGAGCGTTCGCTGCTTGCCCTCTTCTCCCGTCCCGGGGCCCTCTCGAGGGACTCCCGCCGGCCCCGGCAGGAAGCCCGCCTGGGCCGCCCCGCGCTCCCGCGGTCCCGCGCCCGCCGTGTCCTCACCCGTGGATGCGCCCGCGGCAGCGGCGGGCAGCAGTGCCAGCGGGATGCTCTCCAGACTGCTCTTCTGCTCCGTCAGCAAGTGGCTCAGCTGGTACATCTCGCTCTCCAGGTAGGAGATCTCGCGCGCCGTCTCGATGAACTGCCGGTAGTTCTGGTAGACGTTGCGCTTCAGGTTCTGCGCCGTCTCCTCCGCCAGCGCCTGCACCCGCTGTCGGTGCTCCTGCAGGTCGCGGTCGCCGTCCGACTGCTGCGACAGTTGCTTCACGTACAGCCGCGCCTCGAAGCCCCCCGACTCCAGCTGCCTCCGCAGGCGGCTCGCCCCGCTGTCCGACATGGCTGCCACCCGCCCTGCTCCCGCGGCCCGCAGTGGCTGTCACTCGCCGCCTCCCGGCCCCACCCGAGCCCGGTGGAGAAGCGGTAGAGGAAGCGGGGCGGGAGCAACACCCAAACGCCTGCGCCGGGGCCGAGCGCTGCATTGCGCCTGTGCCAAAGTCGAGACTCTCACACTGCGCCTGCGCCCGGGGCGGAGTGCCGACGACGCGCCTGCGCGGAAACGGCAGCGTCTTAAGGCGCGTGCGCGGACGGGCCAGTACGGAAGTCAGAGGAGGGTCGGGCACGGACCAGACTTGACGTGAGGCGCTGGACCTCGGCGGCGGTCAGGAGACAACTGGCTTCCTGAAGCCGTCCCTACCCCGAGCCCAGCGTTCCTAAGTCTGTGTCCGCGGGGCAGAGCCGAGCCGCCTTCGGTTAGGCGTTCGAGGCGAGCCCGCGCGCCCTGACAGCGGGGACCGGGAGGTCTCGCGAGATCCGTACGCCTCACGAGCCGGACCGGCGTCTTGGGAGCGGCTGAGGTGAGAGTATCGGGATGGACGAGGATCTGGTGGTCGCGCTGCGGCTGCAGGAGGAGTGGGACGTGCAGGCGGCGCGGCGCGCGGCGGCGCGGGAGCCCCTATCGTTGGTGGACGCGTCCTGGGAGCTGGTGGACCCCACCCCGGACCTGCAGGCGCTCTTCCTGCAGTTTAACGATCGCTTCTTCTGGGGTCAGCTGGAGGCCGTGGAGGTGAAGTGGAGTGTGCGCATGACACTGTGAGTGCGCCCACGAACGGCTCGGAACGTAGGGAAGGGCAAGGGCGCTGAGTTGTCGTTGGTGTGTCCCCGCCTCGTGGCGCGGGGCGAGACCCGGGCCCAACGGCTCTCAGGGATGTACCAGCAGGATCCCTCATCTACCCACTGAGTTTGAGAAATCCTGTTCTAGATAATAATCTGCCCTGCACACACACCGTCACATAGCAGCCTGAGCTGAAGCAGGCTGAGACGTAGCGTACTTCTAACTTCACATCGGCCCCGTGACAAGTCCCGGTGCGGAGCAGAAAGGATAGCAGTGGGTGAGGGTGATCAAGTGTTATTAAAATGTCCTCTATCAGGGACTTTCGTTGAACTGCCCAAAGATAAGGATTTgctgctgcctttttttttttttttttttttggagacagggtctcactatgtatctgtggctgtcctggaattcactctgtagactaggatggccCGGAACTGggagatcctcctgcatctgcctcccatggACTAGGAtgaaaggcctgtgccaccatgccaggctagggtttgttttttgttctgtctCCTTTGTGCATTGGGTGAACCTAATCCATTGTCGTGACTGTTTTCCAGGTGTGCTGGCATCTGCACCTatgaagggagaggaggcatGTGCTCCATCCGTCTCAGTGAACCCTTGTTAAAACTCAGACCAAGAAAGGACCTTGTAGAGGTATTCCTCGCATAAGCTGGTTCCTCaacatttagatttttatttttcaaagatgtGTTCTTGATAGTAGCTCATACTATCTTCAACCACAAgatcctctggtctctgcctgagGGCTTACAGCAGTGCATCACCATTTCCGTCCAGggtattttgttgattttaagagacagtctcggggttggggatttagccctgagttcggtccccagctccgaaaaaaaaaaaaaagacagtctctGTTCCTTAGATTGGCCCTGGTCTTAAtgcttctcttgcctcagcctccccagtgagCTGGCATGCAAGTACCCAGCTATTTTTAGAGGGCGCAGGGTTGTGGGGGGTTTGATGGTGAGGGAGGCAGAGCTTGCTGTAGCCAAGCTGATCTCAAACTCCTGAGCCTTCTGCTTCCACCTTGAGTCTGGGATCATGGGTCAGGATCACGCCCAGTGGCCGTTCAGAGCTGGGCTGCTTGCTCTTTTGGTGTCCACATTTCCATTGTTGGCATCTGGAGTCTGTGTGGCAGAGTTTTGACTCTATCggattttaaagtttttgtgtGGTTGGGTTCACCAACCTTTTGGGTTTGGGTACATAGTTAAATGGGCCTTCCTAAGCAACGTTCATTCTGTGAAGAGGGGTACTGGGTTCTGTAGAGCTTGGAATATATGTAAAGGTTTGTACTTGGCTCTGCAGAAGGCTAAGACTGCAGGttaaaaaagaattcattttatCTTCACACTTGCCCTAGAAAATTAATACCTGGTTTTGTGTTTCAGACTCTCTTGCACGAAATGATCCATGCTTACTTATTTGTCACCAATAATGACAAAGACCGAGAAGGACACGGCCCAGAGTTCTGTAAACACATGCATCGAATCAACCAGCTGACAGGAGCCAACATAACGGTCGGTACACTGAGCCACACAGGTGTGGGAAGCAGGCAGGACCAGGGTCTtggctgtgtagaccagtctTGCCTCATACTCAAAATTCtaactcagcctcctgagtggtgggattgtgggtatgtgccaccaagcccagtagCCATTCATTCAGCAAAGGGGAACTAGGTAGAAAGAGATTTTCAGCCTTGAACAAGAGTCCTACCATTTAGTCTCTAGGGGTAGAGTGGCTAAGGAGCCTGCAAGCCTCTTCGTTGAGGCTTCAGCAACTGCAGGCCAACATTTCAGGCATGGGACCTTCAGGAGTGACTCCAGCTCATCTTCCCTGAGCTCTTCTGGAACCATCGCTGCTATGCAGTGGCGTCACAGCAGTGCCTGCTTTTGAGATCGTGGCAGTAAAGGATGTGCGGTGCACCGTGAGCACTGACAGTGTTGTTAACTGTGGGGGTCTTGTGTGATTGCCTAGGAAGGATCTGGCCCTTTTGCAGTTCTTATCATTCCAGGAACTTAAGGAAGTGTGTGCCCCCTAACCTTTCCCTTCTGTGCGGTTTTATTCTCTGTGTGCGTTGATGCTCTGCTTGCATGTGTGCCCGTGGAAGGGCGTCAGACCCCTGGGCTCTgtaaccagagttacagatggttgtgagctgcattGTGGGTGCTTGGCAGCTGAGCCtagggtcctctgtaagagtagccagagctcttacccactgagccatctctccagccccgtgtctCAGGTCTTTTTCCCTATGGTAGCTTATTAAGGTGCTGTGGTGAACATCCTCGGGTCTAGCTTTTAATGACGATGTTGTTCACTCTGCAACATTTTCATTCATGGTGGTGTTTTCTGGTTGTGGGGTTTTTTGCCCACAAAAATCTCTTGTTTTACATGCTTCTATATTTACAGTTGGAAGTTTTAAATTACCTGATGCTTCCTATTATAGTGAActttggaaaagaaattaaatatagtaACTGTCCCCAAGTGAAACTCTGAGAAATGGACTATCTCAAGACAAAAGGACTCTGTGGGTAAAATATCTCGTTAGATTGCCTAGCTTGTCTTGACTGCTGAACACTCCCTCTGCCCAGGTCTACCACACTTTCCACGATGAGGTGGATGAGTATCGCCGGCACTGGTGGCGCTGCAATGGACCCTGCCAGCACAAACAGCCCTACTATGGCTATGTGAAGCGCGCCACCAACAGAGCTCCCTCTGCTCATGACTACTGGTGGGCTGAGCACCAGAAAACGTGTGGCGGCACTTACATAAAAATCAAGGAGCCAGAGAACTAtgcaaagaaaggcagaggaaagaCAAAAGCAGGCAAGCAGCCCACGGCAGTGGAGAATAAAGGTACCTTTCCATCACACAGCATCCACAAAGGGACAGTAGCCGAGTGTGTGCAGGGGAAGAGGCCTCCATTGGCAGTGTAACAGCACCAGGGTGTGAGTCCTGACCAGTGCAGATGTCACAGTGGcttgggaggatgggaaggagtgcGGCCTTCAATGTCTCGCCCTTAGGATCCGCTCCTTTTCTCAGAAGTTCCTGAGGAGGTAGCAGTTACTTAAGTTGAGGCTTCCTTCCCCTTGCGAGGTTGTCAGTTTGGGGTCAGCCTTGGGAGCCAAACTGTGGTTCCTAATATGGAATGCAGTGCAGAGAAGGCAGCTGACTGAAGGATTGGTTGGTGCAGAAGGACAGAATCAGTAGGACGccagtgaggaggaggagcagatgaGGGATCAGTACTTTCCTGGGAGCATTCCTTGCTTAATGTTGGATTCTTACCTATGATTTCTCCCatccttcctgttctttcagtACAGGGTCTGACTACTGCACAGATCTCAGTCAGAACAGAAcaatttttcatttccataacCACCATCTGCTCAGTGTTTGTCTGTGTGGCAGTGTATTAAGGAAGTCTTGTCTGTCTCCTTTGCAGATAAACTGTGCAGAGGAGAGACCCAGCCGCTCATCCCATTCAGTGGCAAAGGGTATGTTCTTGGAGACACAAGCACTTGCCCTTCAGCTGGGAAGCTGAACACCTCACACATGGTTAATGAAACCAAAGGTCTCTCAGGTCAAGACCATTCAGTGAGTGGCCTGAAGCTCGATTCCAACGTTGAAGTGAAATGTGAACAGAACGGTCTTCCAAATAAGAAGCCTCATCTTGTCACCCCTCTTCCCACTGCTAGTCACCAAAGTGTCCTGAGCAGCTACTTCCCCAGGGTCTCTGTTGCCAACCAAAAGGCTTTCAGAAATGTAAATGGATCCCCAGTAAAGAGTGGAACCACTATCGATGGCACCAAGCACTCTGCCTCAGCAGGCTCTCAGAGAAAGGTTCCACCTTCTAGGGCATCCCTGAGAAATTCCTCCAAAGTCGCGGCAGCAGCATCAGCAACCGTGACATCTGCAGCTGGGACTTCCGCAACCATATCCCGAGAGGAGAGTGGGTCTGAAGACCAATTCCTGAACAAGCGACCCAGGTTGGAGGACAGGACTGCTTTGAATAATATCAAGGAGCAAACACAGAGTGGTGGTGACCTTGAGGATAGCTCACGGCCCACAGCCATCAGCACGCCTCGGAGCTCAGGAGGTCAGCGGCGGCTGGTCAACTGTCCAGTGTGTCAGGGCGTAGTTTTGGAGTCGCAGATTAATGAGCACTTGGACCGCTGCCTGGAAGGCAACAAAACCAACCTCCGACCTCGAAGAGTGTGAGGTGGAGTGGGTCCCACACCGCCTGATGGCTCATGGTGCTGTCACCCAGCAGTTGAAGGACCTGTGGGTCACAGTGTGACTTACTGCACCAGCAGTGTCATGtcttacatacacacaacaaatagTTGTGCTTTAAGTCTGCATTTCCATCCAGAGGTGTCCCTGTGACCCCAGATGCTCAGGGAGATGAGGCAGGAGCGTCACTGCAGCCCACGGCCTTGGCAGTGGAGGGAGCCTCTGTCTCAGGAGCGTACGTGTCAGCGCACTGTGTCCGTCCACACATACCTTAGCAAGGCATGGGCACTGTTCTGTACTTGTGTATGGCTTTGTGtactttggggtttgtttgttcatAAGGTTTTAGggtactatttttatttatatattctcaaGACAGTCTTATCAGGAGTCCTGACAGCTGAATACTTTTAATGTTAAGCCCCGTTCTCTAAACTGATGTTAATCTTTTTGAGGTCTGACACTTTGTTCAGATAGTATGAAACAGTAGTTGTCCTAAAAgcactcagattttttttttaaatcctaacatatgttttctatattttaaaggattttactTTCTACATAAAGGTGGTTGCAAGTTTTAAAGACTTCTAtattcataatttatattttaaatatagtatgtatatttatgtatataatctGTCCTACTTTTACTAAAAAGTGGCAGATTTTAAAgactcatatttaaaaatttttatagctCCTGGCAACTCATGTtaaaatcccagtgcttgggaggctgaggcagggagatggctgtggggtttggagccagcctgggcctgGGCTCTAGCGTGGGCTGTGGggagtctgtttgtttgtttggtttttctctgtttcctttgttcCGTCTTTATTCACCGAGCGGTGGCTGCAGAATTGAGAGTAGAGTGGATACTGAATGCACAGTACCGTTTTTTAGAATGTTAAAGCCGTCACTTGGTTCTGCGGCCTGTTTGATGGGGACTTAAGTGAACGGTTTAAACTTGGTGCTAAAACGTAACTGAGGTAGAACCTCTCACAAAGCTGCCTGACTCCTTGGAGAGCAGACAAGGCCTGGGCAGCACTGTGAACTGTACACAAAGTGCGAACAAAGGATGGCCGTATCATCTGAGCACTGTGAGGCGCTGTCTTTCCGCGTTtgggcagagacacacagacaccgcTCAGTTTGTTTGTCTCATGTCTGTCCCTCCACCTTGCTACAAGGTGCACAAAGCTTGTGAGGTCAGGTGAACCTGGCTTGTCTGGTGTTCCCCTGTATAACttcccccattcccacctcccccagGGTCCTGGGACAGGGCCTGCCTTCCTTACCAGAGAGCGGGAAGGTGGTGTCTTTGTTATTGTGTAGGCTTATTTTCATTCCTCTGTAGAACTTAAAGATAACTAGAAGTTTCCCCCTCACCCCAGTATTATTGAACCATTGGAAGTGTCCTGGTGCAGGGCTAAGCGACAACACCCACTCAGGAGTGGACTGTCACAGGGTGTCTGTGGTCAGCTTTATCTgagtcctctcctcccagcagtGTGCCATTGTCAGCCTCTCCGCATTCCTGACAGGATCTTTAGCCTGTCAGATCGGATACCAAGTTTTGATATTTCTTAAAGCATGAAGTTAAATTGTAGTTAATGTTTATAGGTAAGTAGCTATTAAGGCTTTTTGTTTGGATATATGCCATATTTTCACCAATTTAATAGGTTATAGACAAATATTTTTGTGCCAAACTGCATAGCTGTGTCTATGAAGTAAGTCAGATGGTAGTTCATGCCTTTCAGGAGCTACCTCCTCAGTGAGGGAAACATGCAGGTTAATATTAATTAGTGCCTTATGGCGGTGCTGGGTCAGGGTGAAACTCCAGCCCTGGTTTTTAGTGAGTTGAGTTAGCTTGttaaggaagggggaaggatcTCAGGCGGGGAGAGAACTGGGCACATCTGTGGAAACCCAAGATGTTGAGCAGGATGGGATGTGAGGTCTGAGCCAGCGGCAGGAGGGAGAGCGTAGACAGACAGGCTAGCCAGGCTGAGGGTGTCCGCTAACCAGTGACGGTGTGCACAGTGCCCAGGTGCAGCCGGCCACACCGGCTTCAGCTGTGGTGAGAACATTAGAAAGTGGGAATGGGATGAGCCCGTGCCTGTTAGAGATTTGCCAGAAGAGTAATTATCCTTTTATCTGTCATTTTATCAATGAAATGTGAATTTTGTATTCTCCCTTTGGAAGCAAATTTCTGACCCCACAGTGGAGCTAAAGTTGGTTCAGCTCCACATCGTAGGGCCCACAGCCATAGGTCCTGTTTCTGTAGAATTTGTGCTTTCATCCCAGTTGCACAATGGCTAAAGGCAATGGGAGAAACCTTTGTTTGGCTTTGGCCAACTGGGCACACATCCTGACTGGGACCTCTGAGGCAAATGGGAAAACACTAAAACCTCATTCTCTCTTGTTCCAAAACTCTAGTTTTTTCAAAactttacagtttttaaaaaataaacgaTGTTTTGATGTAAAGTGGttgatgtgtttttctgtgctgaGGATGGGCCCCGGCTCCTCATAACTGAGTTCACAGATGGACATTTGTGCACTTAGACATGTGCAAACGTAAGGCCACGAACGGAATCCCAGTGCTCTGCCACTGCACTACCCAGCCAGGCCTCAAGTCTCCAGCGTGCTGTTCTCATCGTGTTTACTAGCGCTGAGGGCCTTTCCTCCCTTACACTGTACAGAATATTAGACCACCTTTAGTTTGGCTCAAA is a window of Rattus rattus isolate New Zealand chromosome 17, Rrattus_CSIRO_v1, whole genome shotgun sequence DNA encoding:
- the Exoc8 gene encoding exocyst complex component 8, whose translation is MSDSGASRLRRQLESGGFEARLYVKQLSQQSDGDRDLQEHRQRVQALAEETAQNLKRNVYQNYRQFIETAREISYLESEMYQLSHLLTEQKSSLESIPLALLPAAAAGASTGEDTAGAGPRERGAAQAGFLPGPAGVPREGPGTGEEGKQRTLTTLLEKVEGCRDLLETPGQYLVYNGDLVEYEADHMAQLQRVHGFLMNDCLLVATWLPQRRGMYRYNALYPLDRLAVVNVKDNPPMKDMFKLLMFPESRIFQAENAKIKREWLEVLEETKRALSDKRRREQEEAAALRAPPPVTSKGSNPFEDEAEEELATPEAEEEKVDLSMEWIQELPEDLDVCIAQRDFEGAVDLLDKLNHYLEDKPSPPPVKELRAKVDERVRQLTEVLVFELSPDRSLRGGPKATRRAVSQLIRLGQCTKACELFLRNRAAAVHTAIRQLRIEGATLLYIHKLCHVFFTSLLETAREFETDFAGTDSGCYSAFVVWARSAMGMFVDAFSKQVFDSKESLSTAAECVKVAKEHCQQLGEIGLDLTFIIHALLVKDIQGALLSYKEIIIEATKHRNSEEMWRRMNLMTPEALGKLKEEMRSCGVSNFEQYTGDDCWVNLSYTVVAFTKQTMGFLEEALKLYFPELHMVLLESLVEVILVAVQHVDYSLRCEQDPEKKAFIRQNASFLYDTVLPVVERRFEEGVGKPAKQLQDLRNASRLLRVNPESTTSVV
- the Sprtn gene encoding sprT-like domain-containing protein Spartan, with the translated sequence MDEDLVVALRLQEEWDVQAARRAAAREPLSLVDASWELVDPTPDLQALFLQFNDRFFWGQLEAVEVKWSVRMTLCAGICTYEGRGGMCSIRLSEPLLKLRPRKDLVETLLHEMIHAYLFVTNNDKDREGHGPEFCKHMHRINQLTGANITVYHTFHDEVDEYRRHWWRCNGPCQHKQPYYGYVKRATNRAPSAHDYWWAEHQKTCGGTYIKIKEPENYAKKGRGKTKAGKQPTAVENKDKLCRGETQPLIPFSGKGYVLGDTSTCPSAGKLNTSHMVNETKGLSGQDHSVSGLKLDSNVEVKCEQNGLPNKKPHLVTPLPTASHQSVLSSYFPRVSVANQKAFRNVNGSPVKSGTTIDGTKHSASAGSQRKVPPSRASLRNSSKVAAAASATVTSAAGTSATISREESGSEDQFLNKRPRLEDRTALNNIKEQTQSGGDLEDSSRPTAISTPRSSGGQRRLVNCPVCQGVVLESQINEHLDRCLEGNKTNLRPRRV